The DNA sequence CAAAACCTGAGTAGGCACTTCTAAAATTAGAGGAATAACCGGATTGAGccgtttctgtttttaaatcgATTGTGATTATTGACTTGAACTATTTTTTACTGTCCATCAAGCACAAGAGACAGTTTACAGCAGGTGTGACATtctaaaacaatattttaatcTGGGGTCTAACATTAACATATGTAATTATGAGTAATTACAAAGAAAAGGTGCAAAAAACCCAGTGCTTGTATTGTAACATATGGGGGGTACCTGGATCTCTTCAATGCTGTGGACAATGAACATGTCCTGCAGATCCTCCATGGCTCCGTCCATCCAGTTGTTGAAGGGCGCTGCCCTCTTAGCAAACTCCAGGTACAGCTGGTCGATGGTCTCCCACAGCTTCTCCACACGCTGCagtcacagaaacagaaacgcTCTGATTACCAAAGCCAAGCTGTGGACTCAATCAGCGTGTGATCTGAAATTAACAATGTggtatttattctgtttaaatCACTAGTTTACAGCCGACTCGTTGAGCATTTTCAGAACAAATAATTATTTAGTGGAATTTGCCAGTGTTAAAGATTATATTGCaactttttgtttaaaaaaaaattatattgttTAAGGTTTACCTCCAGAGCGTCCCTCCTCTTCTGGGTGAGGGTGCCCAGGTTGTCCCACTGGTCACAGATGCCCTGGCAGCGGGCATTGActgaggcagcatcatggtagTCCAGCTCACTGCAGGAGAGCAAAAAACACGACTATCAGTGATTTATAatcatgaaaaatgtattttaattatggTCAGATTCCCATCTAATTTTATTAACAGTGGAGTGGTTCCTTTGAGATCATTTGTAGCATTTCTATTTAAACCATTAGCATGAATATTCAGGTAACTTTACAATGTGATCCACTGTAGTTAGTTACTACCTCTGCGATGTATGATAAACTTACAGTTAAAATATATTAGggcagaaaaaagtgaaaatcaacTATTCTGTGCAGTGATCACATTTACCCCAAACCTCTGACACATACTAAACCAGAATATTAAATGCTTTTTCACCCTTTCCTGTGACTGAGGGGTCATATGAGAACATAAGTGCTTCTGAGTGCTGACTGATAAATTACTAGTGGCAGACATCCATATTCAGCTTTATGGTGCGGATCTGctcacatactgtatataacaTCAAAGGGATCATCTCAAGACTATCTGAAAAGAAGCCCTGAGGAGTGGGGAGAAATATGGAAAGTCTGAGATCAGAGCTTCTGTGCTTTCATGAACATTCCTTTCATCTTTTTATCACTCTCATTAATATGCTTTCCACTCAActgttgcatctttttgttctgGGCTGCATTCACAGCTTCATCTTCTCTAAACATCTCTCTCTAATCAAGGCCATTAATACTCCTGAAACACTCCAATCTCTCTTTCCCAAACAGCCACTCATCTGCATAATCTTCATTCTTAACACGTTTTTCCTCTGCAACCTGCTGTGACCTTAACGTTACAAATAAGCACACTACTGTTGGATATTTCTACCAATTTACTGCCGAATAAAGACCATAAAAACACTTGACTTCAGCTCAAAAGGCGAAAACCTTCCAAAGCTCTAatttctttcagttttctttaCACACTTCCACCTTAAAAACGCTCCACAGTTCCTTTGTGATCCCTGGTCTTACTTCAGCTCCTGGGCGATGGCAGCGATCTGCTCCACTCTGTCCTGGTGAGCGGCGAGGTCGCTCTCGAAGGCCTCATGCTTCCTCATCAGGGCTCTGATCTCCATCAGAGAGGCCGACTCATAATCCTTCTGGGACAGAAGCTCCTCCTTACCTGAAACACACGGATGTTTCATCAACTGTGGAAACAttacaaaacacaatgaaaagtcAGGACTACAAACTTTTAAATTTATGCAGCTCTTGCTTTAGTGTGGCCTCCAATCATAtgtcttccttccttttctcaGACTCATCATAGTGTTTTAATGTCCCCATAAATCATTATATCGTGTACAACTCTATCATTATATCATGTGATTTATCATCATTAAGGCAGGTTACCTTAGATTGTGTAGTCACAGATGACTGAGGTGAGATGGGGAAGAAACAAGTTACTAAAAGCTAATAACCATAGTTAATCTGACAGtactatgacaacaaaaacaatgtgtCACCTTTAAATATCTGATAATCTttgaatgacatttttattcttcacaatatatatatatattttttaaaaaatcttaggTCCTTCTTTGTAAATCTAAGTGGCAGACAGACATGAGCAAGTAGGAAATTACCTGTGGTCTCATCTGTATCTGCTTTATACTTTCTGAAACCCAAACAGCTTCTGATCATGTTTTGCTTCGGTTTAATTTCTACATACTGCAATATCAGGTCAATATTCATAGAGGGAGCTCCAACGTATTTTGTGCAGTATAACAACgttatattttcataaactgatCAACAAAAGTGGATTTTCTTTGACCATTTAGTTCACAAAATTACATCTAGAATcagcatgtacaacatttttgtaAGTGCTCACGTATGTTACCACCAGTGgcaaaaatggctccacaaACTACAGATGTTTTaccacattttaaatgtgtttccatacttgtctcctatctgctctgtgcaaacaccACCTGCAGTGCAGCCAAAaagtctgaatttttgtcatgagaCGGCCGGTTGCAGCTGACTCACTGCTGGTTAAGTTTCTGACAGAATGGTCCATCACGTGATCAGTTCAAAGACTGTCGGAGGTTTAAATGTCTGACTATTCTTTCCATTTCCACAGTTtgtgctctgataaatgataaaGACAACATGCTTTTACACTGTGGAGTCTGCAGACCATCTGACTTGCATTTCTTTGGCATTAAAACAActacagaaaaaatgaaaacctgCACATTCCATGCAAATTATGTCTCTTTTATCTATCAAACCTTTCTTTGGTCCGTACCTCCAGTCCAGGCCTCATGCATGCCGCACTTCTGCTTGAACTTCTCAGCCAGGTGGTCGAGTCTCTCCAGACGGCGGATCTCGGTGAGCAGCCACTCCTCGTAGCCCTTCTCCACCTGCTCCAGACCCTTCCAGGCATTAGCAATATCCTGATGGAGAGGGAGAGGTTTTGTCATTACTGCACGCAGAGAACAAGaatattaatttgatttattttcacttGTTTGAGGGAGTTTAGCTTTGAATGCTGACTGCACTCTTCCAAATTAGACTGTGGGTAATGTCTGCCTTGagaacattttaacatctgTGTAAATTTCaccagaaaatgaaataaaactagtattattaccattattaaCAAATTAAAACCCTAGAAATGACACTTATGTAAAAAAGTAAGACTGAAATGAACATATAAGTGGTGTTAGGAAAGTATTTTACAAGCTTTAAGGGAAGGAAAACAACACAGGAAACTAACAGCAATCCTGCAACTGATGTTAAAGCTTAAAAAGCCTCGACGACGCTGAGCAGCTAAAAATCTCTCCTGCTCACCGACACCATCTTGCCCTCGGAGGGCATGAAGGCGGGCCTGTTGCTGAGCCTCAGCTTGGTCTGCAGGGTGTTGAAGTTGATCTCCAGCTGACATTTCTCCTGCACGCGGGGCGGCTTGTGGATGCGGCGGTAGTCACGGAAATCCTCCAGCTTCTGCTGCATGGCGCGCATGGTCTGCTCTGCCACGCGGTTCTCCAGCCAGGGGATGGTACGGCGGATCCACTCCAGCAGCTAAAGAAACCCGGGAAAGGTGAGGGTTGGTTCCAAAATCATCTGGAAGGTTTGGCTTGTATGGTGTGTATAAAGTTTTCTTAGATTTTAGTGTTCAGTAACCGTTTCGCACGACCTTTTTGCTTTGAGGAATAGTTCTGTGGATGTACGTTCTTGTTGGTTATCCTTTGTCTCAATGGGTTCTACTGTTAAAGTCATTTAGATATGAAAGATTTTAACTACTCCCATATTACTCTCTTTCTTTAACACTTCTTCAccccaaaagaaacaaaaaaaagcagtacTTTCAAAATTACGCATTAAGGGCGTTGTAGtagttttcagtattttctctGTTGGTTGAATGTTGATGTTCTCTTAAATCTTCTTAATTCCACTTAATCTATGattcaagaaaaaataaaataagtttgaTAACTGAAGcttaaacaaaaacagctttacAAATGGCAAGAATTTTGCCTATTTCCTAATTTTACACCACTATAAAGTGAACACTGTGGATCGTTAGGCTATACACAAGTCAAAATTTGAGATCTAAAGACATAGttctaataaaaataataatagtaccACCACTAATACTACTAAGAATAATAAAGTTATACAATGCAGCTTGcatttgactaaaaaaaaaatcaaataaatcaaataactGTCAAGAAGATAATCTATAATGAAAATTATCAATAGTAGATGCATTTTGTTTCACTGCAACTTCCTTGATTTGTCCTAATTAAGATCATCACTGAAGCAGCTTTAAATTGCTTAATCATCTGATCAACTGACTGCTACATATTTGCAGTGTAATAATATACTGCCTTAATCTCATGGTAGGAGTTTGAGGTATattgttctcagctgctctTTTTAAGTTTCTATGAGCGTGGAACTgtgaaaaatctatttttcctGCAGTGATTTTAGAGCCGTGTCATGTGAAGTCAGTAGGAGGAcctgaaagatttttttttttttaaagcagcaggTTTAAACTGCAGGAACATTAAAGcgtggctgcagaggaggatgTGCAGGACAGACAGAGAGTGGGCGTATTCGATTGCAGCGGTTTCTCACCTCGCTGGCCAGCTTCTCGTACTCCTCCATCAGCTTCTCATTCTCCTGGTTGACGGCCAGCACCTTGCAGATACGGTTGGCAGCCGTCTCAGCCTGAGCAAAGGAGAGTAGCAACACTTAATCTATGGAAAATACACAACCAACACTCATACGCTCTTAAAAGGTTGCTGTTCTACTATGCGGACGGTTATACAGTTAGTTATACTGGAAGCACCAAGGTCCAAAGAGTGGGAATAGAAGATTTtacaattaaaagaaaaacactacccCACCTGCTCAGCTCCAGCGAAGGCGTGGTAGAAGCAGGACACGTAGGTCATGATGGCCTTCTCATCAGGTTTGGGTGTGTTCACAATATCTGAGGGTGTAACAAATGAGAACAGTcaaacatcttttaaaaaaacagccttGATCAGTCAAAGCCCACAAGCAAAGCAaagtaaaaatgtcattataGCGCATTTGTCCTTTATTCTTGTCAGTTTTGTATTCCATAAAGCAGCTTTGTTATGCTGGATGTacgtttaaaaaataaattgcacTCATAttcttaatttaaaatgaaatgttgctCAGCTGGAAATGAAGTGACTCACTAAAATGACGGATGCTACCATAAAGTAAGGAACATTATGATTTAGGCTTGTATTGAGGAGTCATTTTGGGACATTTGCCTAAAAAACAGCCAAATGTCTGAGGTCAGTAACAACAACGTTTCAATACATGcttttaaagtgatttaaaaagcatttatttttcaatgtaGCTGGTTGAATTTTTAAGTAGGAAGGACCTTGTGCCATCTGGCATGGTGTATTTTACTCCAGCGGAAGTTGTCATTATGTGTCAGCATAAAGAGGGACGAGGGACAAGGTGCTGCACaggtttgtcatttttactgccATTTCATTTTCATATGATTTTGTTTGACGACCTCACCTTCAGCATCGAGCATCTTGGGGATGTCAAGGAACTTCTCAGCCACCTCAAAGGCAGTGTTCAGGTTACCAATGGGATCATCCTACAGGCAGAATGTGCATTATTAACACTATACCACACATTTACCGCAGGATACCAATTTGAGATAAgtaagggacaaaaaaaaaaggaaacaaaaattaGATTTGCATGAATTACTGAGGACTCCAAAGAAACCTCTTAAAGCAACGTTTCAATCTCGTAAAGTTTTGGCAGGATTTAGCAAGCGAACAATAAGTGTGCacatcttatttttgttttattcctgtAATACATCCAATCTGTAAACACATAGTTCTGGGCATGATAAATACTTTGCTTATTCTAGTAATTTGGCACTTAAATTGTCAACACTTAAAATCCAATAACACTCCAACAATAAACTAGTATATAATCTCTTAAAACATCAAATATATGGTCTACAAGGCCTCAAATTTATATCCTATTTACAAAATACTTTAAATGACACTAAGGGCTGAAAAATACTAGATTATGATACAGAAACCCAGCACCCAGAGCAAAATATgctcccagaaaaaaaaaaaaaaaaaaaaaaaaaaaaaaaaaaatcgctgaATGATGGAGAAATTGGGTGTTTGAGCAATGAAACAGTTGCAAGAAGACTCCATGAGTCATGATTCAAGTCCAAAAACACACTGGCtagcagagaaaaaaagaagaaagcagGGAAGGACAGGCCACCTTTCTCAGTTTGGAGTAGTCAATGAGGTCAGGTCTGTGTCTGTGGATGAGGGCACACAGGGCCAGGCCATCCTTCCAACTGAGTCAAGAGAAGAGGAGGCAGAAAAGCAGAGGAGACCACATGAGTGGAAAGGTAAGAAACACAGGCGGAACAGTGAAGTAGAGTAAAGATTTTTGTGGAGAGGCGTGATGAGACAGACGGAGAACAGGTAGGTGTCAAAATGTTCAACAGGAGACTCACAATGAGAAAAATATTGGAAATAGAAGAGATCAACTATACACAGAACAGAAATATGAGCCCAGTGATTGCAGTTCCCTGCTGATGCCACAGTTCGGCGTTGCAGACCCACCTGATGTGGAAGTTCTGCACATTGACGTTCCTGTAGGGGGCAGTCTTCCTCTGGCACCACAGCAGCAGACCCTCCTTAGCAGAGGTCTCTGGAAAAGTCGAGGGAGGAAGATGGTGAGCATTTGAGACAAGACAATTTATTCAAACATTAATCTTGAATAAGGAAGGGAAGCAGAAATAATGCTGAGGATGGTCAGAGCATCAGAGGGAGGCAGGATGAAAGAGTGATGGAGAAAGGAGACGAGTTAAGAGTGAAGCCTCAGACTATTCAAAAGTGGTAACCTCAAATCAGATGAAAAATGTTTAGGATCGACAACGAGAATAAAATATAGGCCTCAAGCTTGTCTGAATGTTGGTTTAAAGATATAATTTCCTGCACTAGTGGAGGGAATAGATGTTATATGAGGTTAGAACAAGGTCGACTGCAAAAGAAGTGAAGCTGCGTGACAGCACAAAATATTGAAGAGCAGGAGCAATAAAAGGAGAGTTAAGGAAGACCACTTGAAGGTAAAAGGGTCCAGAGGCGTGTGGAAGGACGGAGTGAACAAGGTCTGAGTCTTTATAAACAAGAATTTAGTGCGAGCTGACCTGCTGACAACATGAAGCTTGACTGAAATGACACGAGGTGCAAATACAGTTCAGGGAAATTCGTAGGATGGAGGAGAAGATCAAAGATGATTTACTGCACAAAGGTATGCAACAAATCATACGTGTACTAAACTAAGTTCTAAGATGATGCAGAGGTTGTTGACCTGAGATACAGATCAATCATGTGGACTTGTGTGGAACTCTGGGTAAATGAgtgtatgaaaacatttttttttccaatatccGGACTATACaaaagttttcatgtttttcaagtTTTCAAACACTCAACATGTTAAAGGTAAAtgggaaagaggaggaggagtgctAATATCTGAAGAAGAATAGGAGAACATTTGTAAATTATGATGGAAAACTACTTCTTCCCACAGCTGGAGGGAATTTGGGTGGAAAAGTATCACGAGGTTCTTTATTACCCCTGCACAAAGAGACATCAGGGTGTTGGTACAAACTGTTGGAGGTTGTGTGGTTAAACTGCAGCCAATCATTACCACACATTCTGGGATTGAGCGAAACTCACACCTTTTGGTGAGAAGTTCATAAATGTCTGGAAACTGCTTTTCAAATACTTATTCCATCCGATGTTTTCACACTGTATTTGGGAGCTGGAGTACTGCATACTCAATCTGCAGCAGACAAATACTTAATGAGAGTATTACCTGTGGGAGGGACGAAGGCCTTGACTAAGAAGTGGCTACAACCAGATGCTCCAACATTAGATGACTGGTAGAAAATTatacatgacatttacattatGGAAAAGACTGGCGCAATCAGAGAAATTTCTGACATGGTGGACAAAATGGGTCAGGTATATGGGCCCATGGAGACTAGACTTACTTTAACTACCCTTctataaaatattgattttcCAGGATCACCAAAAGATTGTGTTGTGAGCGTATCTTCACAAGTAGATGAGTGAGAATGACAGCTTCTTTGTTCATTGGTTTTTTTTGGTTCAAGAATGTATATATCTGCTTAAAATGTCATTGAAAATGGAAGGGAGAGCAGCAACTAAAAGGTCAATATCACTGAAACAAGTTTTAGACTATTGACTGATATTATGCatggtgtatatatatatatatgtgtgtgtgtgtgtgtgtgtgtgtgtgtgtgtgtgtgtgtgtgtgtgtgtgtgtgtgtgtgtgtgtgtgtgtgtgtgtgtgtgtgtgtgtgtgtaaatggatATGTGTGATATCTGAATGACTTGAATTTGACATGAATGTTGGACTATGTATGATCTcccagataaaaaaaaaacaaaaaaaaaaacacctttttccCCCCTTAATTAGTGACAAAAGTGACTTACCCTCAGTCTGCTTAGTAGTGTTTGTAAAAAACTGCCTTAATCATTGCTCATTGTCATCCAAACTAACTTCAAAGTTACACAAAGTATGCACAGTATAGTCTGATATTTTGGAAAGGGTATTCACTTCTCTGCTAGGAGCTGAGATGCAAAGACTGACAGTATCATATCCGTCTGTTgaatatgaagctacagcctgttgctagttagcttagcattgtGACTACAAAAAAGTGAAAGCAGCTCACCTGGTTTTGTAACAAACACCAAGTAAGAGCAATTCAAATACTCAGTAATTGATCTTGACTATTTAATTTGTACAAAATCTGAAATGTAAAGCTTTCAGAAAGTTGCTGTTTGTGGGGTGTTGTGAGCATGACTATTCTATTGAGCAGTGAACAGCTtcgaaataaaaaaaatcttttgtcaattttaatgtttaagtAAGTGTTATTTTATGtaacacatacagtacacacacaccttctacaGAGATGTCCTGGATGGCGAAGCGCAGGATGATGGTCCAGATCATACCAAGAGTCATCTTCACATTACCGTCAACAatttctgcaaaaacacaaacacgatAGTTGGTCACAGCAATGgtgaacacaaaaagactaaaagcaTCTCACTGAAGCTCTGTTTGCACAAGTTTGTGCCTTTTGAAGCCATTTCTTTTGATACAAATTGAATTAAATGTGGCCTGAAGGCTGAAAATAAATCTTGATGGCAGTTACAGTGAGAAAAATTGAAGTCACACAAAAATCCACAAACTGCTTTTGAAGTGCTGAGAATGCCTGTTTTCATGAACTCTTATCAGTCTTTACTGAAGATTATTACCCTGTTAAGTTTATCCAGTTCAACTCAATAAATCACATTTAGAGAGCTATGAAAACATGTCTGAGCATAAAAACATGACTAACAATGttattttcagccatttttctCTTACTATAAGTGTTCTTTTATTGTAACTGTTTTATTGTAACTTGTTTTCAGTAAAGTAACAGGATCTATCTTTGAAACAGCCTTCTGGAACCCACCAACATTCCGGAACCCATCAAGTAATAGCAAATTTAGTCTCCAATTTGCTACTACTTTTCTGCAATCATACAAACCttattattaaatgtttaaaatgataaCATTAATGCTGACATATTACACTTCTGCATGTAAAATGACAAGtccatcaaaaataaaagtactgtGATTCACTTACTTAATCAACActttaaaatacagaaacttGCAGTAAagagaattattttaaaataaatttgttgCGTTTGTTTCCACCTGGGCGATATGTACTTTACTTTCCTGTCACGGCTGAATTCTACTGATGCTGTGAATTTTAGCCATCTGGTGCTCAAAAGTAGGCCTGAGAAATGCAAATACTACAGCATGTGACCTTGGTATATTAATTAAAAGGGGGATGATAGGCAGCAGGGGGACATGACTAACAGGAGGGGAGTTTTTTCTTTAGTCAAAGCAGGATCCTCACCCTCAGCACCAATGGACACCAGCTTGACCCCCTTGCTGCAGATGAAGTCCAGAGCTTTATTCACGTTGGCAATCTTGTGGAAACGCATCTTGCCTTTGTCGGGTTTGGGCAGCCTCTCGCCTGAAACACAAGAAAAGACGCACCAGATAATTCATCTACTTGATTATCAGCTATTGTTTCAGTTGTTAattcagtaaaaatgtcaaaaagttgTGCCTCTTTGGGTTTTAGGCTCTAGTTGAACTACCCTTTTACACTGGGTCATATTTAGGTTGCAGTACATACAAAGTTTCAGTTCAAAGTACTATGTTACTTTGGCACTAATAAAGGCACTATTAAATCTATAATGACCACTTAGGAGCATCAACTGATCAACATAAATCTTTTCTTTAcaaagaaagtgacaaaaaggaaacagcaaAACTTGACCTTCTTTCTAAACTCAGCTATAACTAGATTATTACAGTACATCGTCCAATACGATTctgtaaacaaacagcaaatgtgtgtgtatgtgtgtgtgtgagatccACCTGATatgacctccagcagcagcatgagTTTGAGGCCATTTCTGAAATCCTCTTCAATGTTCTCAATctgtgtcccggccttcctcaAGTGGGAGTTACACCAAGCTGTGAAGGTCTGAGGGAGAAACCCAGAGGGATATAGAGGTCAGCCAGCCACCTATCCAACTGTGTGACATATACATTCACTGAGGCCGAGGGCGAGCAAACCATTACTTACCTGCTACACACAACTACAACAACATGcttcaacaaacacacacacacacacatatatatgctCAGCTTGACATTTCCCTTTTGAGACCAGGGTCAAAACTGCTTAGCAAGGCCTGAACTGTCCTCTTCAATTTGCGACCTTGTTGTGGCTCTGGCTGCTGACAGTGAGCGGTACAGTCACACTTTGACATTTACGTCAGTTTGACGGCCGCTGTTTACTCATGGGTCTTGATCTAGTTGAATCTGACTTCTCGTTTAGAGTATTACTGAgttcctttattgtcattttggaagTGTAGCTTGTGGCTCTGGCATTTGCcaaattacataaaaattaTATTGCAGTCTATTATTTTACAAGATTTCAATAGGTATTTACTTCAAACACTGACAGACGTGTGACATTTGCAAAGTATGGGCTCAGTAATAACCATTTCTTAAGCAGCTAGACATGAGGTGTATCATCAGGTGCAGCAAAATGAGTCGAAGTCGGGAAAGTACCTGCTCATTTCTGGTCCTATCTGCTTGTTGTGTTGAACACTTAACAGGAGTAGGTGCTTTTGAAAGCCAGATACCTCATTTTGGAAAGCAAACTCTTCATTAGGCCATGGTGCTGAGCGCAATAGGCAGAGTGTAGATGGTGATGTAAATGGCTCTCAGCCGCTGAGTGCTTGCTTTTGGTCTGTCTGGAAAACTGCCTAATGGCGCCGGTTGTGCACGTAGGGGACAATTCAATTGGTTCCATCAGGCCATTCAATCAATCACTGAATGGCATTTTGAGAGGCTTTCATAATGTTTAGCTTAAATGCGAAAATaggatgtgtgtctgtgtgtgtgtgttcaaacccaggagtgtgcatgtgtgttaggGCTTCTAGTATAGAGCCAAAACTTTGCCAGCGTTTGGAGGATGTGGGGGTGTAGAAGCAGAATAAGTACATGAGCTGAATAACTAACTACAGATGATAGCGTGGGTGGAGtgaggggagggagagagagagagggggagagagagagagagagagagagagagagagagagagagagagagactgggaTGCAGAGAGAGGGATGTATAAATTAGCAATGAAACAGGACTTGTGCTCAGTAGGTGAGAACATAAATTTTCCATTAGAACAGAGTGCATTAGATAATCTAGATATCAAAATGTGTATGTCCTTCAAcagtatgtgggtgtgtgtttaaACCCTGCCTAACGGCTGAAACCACATGGGTGGACACAGAAACGAAGCACGGGTGACAAAGTAAAGCCAAGGAAAGAAAATCAAGACAAAGTAACTGGTGTGTTtgacagaaagagaagaaaaaagaaaaaaacaccagtGGTCAATTTATGTGGTGTCAGAATAATAAGAAATAGAAGCTCCCCGCTGTGAAAATTCACATGAACGCCCACTCAAGTCAGAACAACAACTCAGAAAGTTGGTGAAAATTCtggtacacgacttgcttttgACGTCACACATCCCCAAACATGGAGACCGAAAGTAAACGGCTGGTTGATGGTATGAAACTTAGTCTGTATCAAATCATTTTTGACAAGTAAACCTGACAGCAAGTCAGTAAAGCAATACTTTGGAATTGTTTAAATGCTCTGAGCAATGTAATACAGCGTTTCATCTTTGTGGCATCTCTGTTGTTTTCATATTCTGACCTAAAAGCACATCTGATGAGCATAAGAAAGCacaatcagttaaaaaaaagaaatacagagaCAGTGCTTATGTCAAAATTGCCTTGTTCTCATTTCTCAGCTCTGTCGTCTGTAAATGTATACTGAATATATTTACTGCTTTCTGAGGTTTTATAGATAAATGGTTAAATAAAACGACAGATGAAAGCGATAATTATTGTTGTGTAACCTGGCTTGTTTCACACAGATTTTC is a window from the Acanthochromis polyacanthus isolate Apoly-LR-REF ecotype Palm Island chromosome 23, KAUST_Apoly_ChrSc, whole genome shotgun sequence genome containing:
- the actn3b gene encoding alpha-actinin-3b isoform X1, encoding MTAVETQITYSNSYTIQHEESYMTQEEDWDRDLLLDPAWEKQQRKTFTAWCNSHLRKAGTQIENIEEDFRNGLKLMLLLEVISGERLPKPDKGKMRFHKIANVNKALDFICSKGVKLVSIGAEEIVDGNVKMTLGMIWTIILRFAIQDISVEETSAKEGLLLWCQRKTAPYRNVNVQNFHISWKDGLALCALIHRHRPDLIDYSKLRKDDPIGNLNTAFEVAEKFLDIPKMLDAEDIVNTPKPDEKAIMTYVSCFYHAFAGAEQAETAANRICKVLAVNQENEKLMEEYEKLASELLEWIRRTIPWLENRVAEQTMRAMQQKLEDFRDYRRIHKPPRVQEKCQLEINFNTLQTKLRLSNRPAFMPSEGKMVSDIANAWKGLEQVEKGYEEWLLTEIRRLERLDHLAEKFKQKCGMHEAWTGGKEELLSQKDYESASLMEIRALMRKHEAFESDLAAHQDRVEQIAAIAQELNELDYHDAASVNARCQGICDQWDNLGTLTQKRRDALERVEKLWETIDQLYLEFAKRAAPFNNWMDGAMEDLQDMFIVHSIEEIQSLITAHDQFKATLPEADKERMATMGIHNEILKIAQTYGIKLSGINPYTTLSPQDISTKWDTVKHFVPLRDQMLQEEVARQQANERLRRQFAAQANIIGPWIQTKMEEISHVSVDIAGSLEEQMNSLKQYEQNIINYKSNIDKLEGDHQLSQESLIFDNKHTNYTMEHIRVGWEQLLTTIARTINEVENQILTRDAKGISQEQLNEFRASFNHFDRKRNGMMDPDDFRACLISMGYDLGEVEFARIMTLVDPNNTGVVTFQAFIDFMTRETAETDTAEQVMASFKILASDKMYITVDELRRELPPEQAEYCISRMTRYVGPESPPGALDYISFSSALYGESDL
- the actn3b gene encoding alpha-actinin-3b isoform X2 translates to MGTPFSATPPQWELVLSLFTTKTFTAWCNSHLRKAGTQIENIEEDFRNGLKLMLLLEVISGERLPKPDKGKMRFHKIANVNKALDFICSKGVKLVSIGAEEIVDGNVKMTLGMIWTIILRFAIQDISVEETSAKEGLLLWCQRKTAPYRNVNVQNFHISWKDGLALCALIHRHRPDLIDYSKLRKDDPIGNLNTAFEVAEKFLDIPKMLDAEDIVNTPKPDEKAIMTYVSCFYHAFAGAEQAETAANRICKVLAVNQENEKLMEEYEKLASELLEWIRRTIPWLENRVAEQTMRAMQQKLEDFRDYRRIHKPPRVQEKCQLEINFNTLQTKLRLSNRPAFMPSEGKMVSDIANAWKGLEQVEKGYEEWLLTEIRRLERLDHLAEKFKQKCGMHEAWTGGKEELLSQKDYESASLMEIRALMRKHEAFESDLAAHQDRVEQIAAIAQELNELDYHDAASVNARCQGICDQWDNLGTLTQKRRDALERVEKLWETIDQLYLEFAKRAAPFNNWMDGAMEDLQDMFIVHSIEEIQSLITAHDQFKATLPEADKERMATMGIHNEILKIAQTYGIKLSGINPYTTLSPQDISTKWDTVKHFVPLRDQMLQEEVARQQANERLRRQFAAQANIIGPWIQTKMEEISHVSVDIAGSLEEQMNSLKQYEQNIINYKSNIDKLEGDHQLSQESLIFDNKHTNYTMEHIRVGWEQLLTTIARTINEVENQILTRDAKGISQEQLNEFRASFNHFDRKRNGMMDPDDFRACLISMGYDLGEVEFARIMTLVDPNNTGVVTFQAFIDFMTRETAETDTAEQVMASFKILASDKMYITVDELRRELPPEQAEYCISRMTRYVGPESPPGALDYISFSSALYGESDL